In one window of Candidatus Scalindua sp. DNA:
- a CDS encoding DUF4239 domain-containing protein — protein sequence MDINFAFDKIPLPLMYIITTAIVFLSITIGFKLGSYIRHHKTHKKETPTGTIIGSMLGLLAFILAFTFGLAASRYDSRKQLLLDEVSAIGTAYLRTDFLAEPEGSETRKILKRYVDIRVEVARNPAELSKALVESEELHRLLWSQVTSLSRKNNDSVLFGLYAQSLNEVIDLQEKRVTVFLVYRIPGSIWMVLYFVMILTMFSVGYDFGHNRGGGILISLILSLVFSAILLLVLDLDRGAEGMFKVNQSPMVELQQKLRLSAK from the coding sequence ATGGATATCAATTTCGCATTTGACAAAATTCCCCTTCCATTGATGTATATCATCACAACTGCTATAGTCTTTCTCTCGATAACAATTGGATTCAAACTGGGAAGCTATATAAGGCACCACAAGACCCATAAAAAAGAAACTCCAACAGGAACGATTATTGGCTCAATGCTCGGCTTACTTGCATTCATACTCGCTTTCACTTTTGGACTGGCAGCTTCCCGATATGATTCTCGCAAGCAATTATTATTGGACGAGGTCAGCGCTATCGGTACCGCTTATTTGCGCACAGATTTTTTGGCTGAACCAGAAGGTTCAGAGACTCGAAAAATATTAAAGAGATATGTAGATATCAGGGTGGAAGTGGCTAGGAATCCAGCTGAACTATCAAAAGCATTGGTGGAATCAGAGGAGTTGCATAGGCTGCTTTGGTCACAGGTGACCTCACTTTCCAGAAAAAATAATGATTCGGTATTGTTTGGACTTTATGCACAGTCACTAAACGAGGTTATTGACCTGCAAGAGAAACGGGTAACAGTCTTTCTTGTGTACCGCATACCTGGAAGTATCTGGATGGTGCTTTATTTTGTGATGATACTAACAATGTTTTCTGTAGGTTATGACTTCGGCCATAACAGAGGTGGAGGTATTCTGATTAGTCTGATTCTGTCTCTTGTATTTTCGGCAATTTTATTACTTGTTTTGGATCTTGATCGGGGTGCAGAAGGAATGTTTAAAGTAAACCAGAGTCCCATGGTTGAGCTTCAGCAGAAATTGCGCTTGTCTGCCAAATGA